The following are encoded in a window of Streptomyces sp. 11x1 genomic DNA:
- a CDS encoding methyltransferase domain-containing protein, producing the protein MRQEDQRPPAAALFDALGPSYEKAFARAPAHLSALGWLIERLPPAARTLDVGSGTGRPTAAALVEAGHWVLGVDLSPVMVELAARQVPEAEFRHGDIRDLPLDADSFDGVCVFFSLLQMTRAEQTALTRRLARALRPGGHLVLATVPADVEDVEVLFMGLPVRATSFAEEGVVGMVEAAGLTVLSRHSAVFTPDHPDAGPEPHLFLYCRRDGTGN; encoded by the coding sequence GTGAGGCAGGAGGACCAACGGCCGCCCGCCGCCGCGCTGTTCGACGCGCTGGGTCCCTCCTACGAGAAGGCGTTCGCGCGTGCTCCCGCCCATCTGTCCGCGCTGGGCTGGCTGATCGAGCGGCTGCCGCCGGCGGCGCGGACGCTGGACGTGGGCAGCGGCACGGGCCGGCCCACGGCGGCCGCGCTGGTCGAGGCGGGCCACTGGGTGCTGGGCGTCGACCTCTCCCCCGTCATGGTGGAACTCGCCGCCCGTCAGGTCCCCGAAGCCGAGTTCCGGCACGGCGACATCCGGGACCTCCCCCTCGACGCGGACTCCTTCGACGGCGTGTGCGTGTTCTTCTCGCTGCTGCAGATGACGCGCGCCGAGCAGACGGCGCTGACGCGGCGCCTGGCCCGCGCCCTCAGGCCGGGCGGGCATCTGGTGCTGGCCACCGTGCCCGCGGACGTGGAGGACGTCGAGGTGCTCTTCATGGGCCTGCCGGTCCGCGCGACCAGCTTCGCCGAGGAGGGCGTCGTCGGCATGGTGGAGGCGGCGGGACTGACGGTCCTGTCCCGGCACAGCGCCGTGTTCACGCCGGACCACCCCGACGCCGGGCCCGAGCCCCATCTCTTCCTGTACTGCCGTCGCGACGGGACCGGGAACTGA
- the pgm gene encoding phosphoglucomutase (alpha-D-glucose-1,6-bisphosphate-dependent) produces the protein MQDARAGQVAGPEDLIDVARLVTAYYALRPDPAEPGQRVAFGTSGHRGSSLAAAFNEDHIAATSQAICEYRAAQGTDGPLFLGADTHALSEPARITALEVFAANDVTVLIDQTDGYTPTPAVSLAILTHNRGRTSGLADGVVVTPSHNPPADGGFKYNPPSGGPAGSEATSWIQDRANDIIAAGLKDVRRVPYARALAAPGTGRYDFLGAYVADLPEVLDLEAIRSAGVRIGADPLGGASVAYWGRIAEQHGLDLTVVNPLTDPTWRFMTLDWDGKIRMDCSSPYAMASLIERRDRFDIATGNDADADRHGIVTPDGGLMNPNHYLAVAISYLFSHRQQWPAGAGVGKTLVSSGMIDRVAADVGRPLVEVPVGFKWFVDGLSDGTLGFGGEESAGASFLRRDGSVWTTDKDGIILALLASEITAVTGKTPSRHYTELTDRFGAPAYARVDAPASREEKALLAKLSPRQVTADTLAGDPVTSVLTEAPGNGAALGGIKVSTATAWFAARPSGTEDVYKIYGESFLGPDHLARVQEEARSVVLTALGG, from the coding sequence ATGCAGGACGCGCGAGCGGGGCAGGTCGCCGGGCCCGAGGACCTCATCGACGTGGCCCGTCTGGTCACTGCGTACTACGCGCTGCGGCCGGACCCCGCCGAGCCCGGACAGCGGGTGGCCTTCGGCACCTCGGGACACCGCGGCTCGTCCCTCGCGGCGGCGTTCAACGAGGACCACATCGCGGCCACCAGCCAGGCCATCTGCGAGTACCGCGCCGCCCAGGGCACCGACGGCCCCCTCTTCCTCGGCGCCGACACCCACGCCCTGTCCGAGCCCGCGCGGATCACGGCCCTGGAGGTGTTCGCCGCCAACGACGTGACCGTCCTCATCGACCAGACCGACGGCTACACGCCCACCCCGGCGGTCTCGCTCGCCATCCTCACCCACAACCGCGGCCGTACGTCCGGTCTCGCCGACGGCGTGGTCGTCACGCCCTCGCACAACCCGCCCGCCGACGGAGGCTTCAAGTACAACCCGCCGAGCGGCGGTCCGGCCGGTTCGGAGGCGACCTCCTGGATCCAGGACCGCGCCAACGACATCATCGCGGCCGGCCTGAAGGACGTACGGCGGGTCCCCTACGCCCGCGCCCTGGCGGCCCCCGGCACCGGCCGGTACGACTTCCTCGGCGCCTACGTGGCGGACCTCCCCGAGGTGCTGGACCTGGAGGCGATCCGGTCCGCCGGCGTACGGATCGGCGCCGACCCGCTGGGTGGCGCCTCGGTCGCCTACTGGGGCCGCATCGCCGAACAGCACGGGCTCGACCTGACGGTGGTCAACCCGCTCACCGACCCCACCTGGCGCTTCATGACGCTGGACTGGGACGGCAAGATCCGGATGGACTGTTCCTCGCCGTACGCCATGGCCTCCCTCATCGAGCGGCGCGACCGGTTCGACATCGCCACCGGCAACGACGCCGACGCCGACCGGCACGGCATCGTCACGCCGGACGGGGGCCTGATGAACCCCAACCACTATCTGGCCGTGGCGATCTCGTACCTCTTCTCGCACCGGCAGCAGTGGCCCGCGGGCGCCGGCGTCGGCAAGACCCTGGTGTCGTCCGGCATGATCGACCGGGTCGCGGCGGACGTCGGCCGCCCACTGGTCGAAGTCCCGGTCGGCTTCAAGTGGTTCGTGGACGGACTGTCCGACGGCACGCTCGGCTTCGGCGGCGAGGAGTCGGCCGGCGCGTCCTTCCTGCGCCGCGACGGCTCGGTGTGGACCACGGACAAGGACGGCATCATCCTGGCGCTGCTCGCCTCCGAGATCACGGCCGTCACCGGCAAGACCCCCTCGCGGCACTACACCGAGCTGACCGACCGCTTCGGCGCCCCCGCCTACGCGCGCGTCGACGCCCCGGCGTCCCGCGAGGAGAAGGCGCTGCTGGCCAAGTTGTCCCCGCGCCAGGTCACCGCCGACACCCTCGCCGGTGACCCGGTGACATCGGTCCTCACCGAGGCCCCCGGCAACGGCGCCGCCCTCGGCGGCATCAAGGTCTCCACCGCCACCGCCTGGTTCGCTGCCCGTCCCTCGGGCACGGAGGACGTCTACAAGATCTACGGGGAGTCCTTCCTCGGCCCGGACCATCTGGCCCGGGTCCAGGAGGAGGCCCGGTCCGTGGTGCTCACGGCCCTGGGCGGCTGA
- a CDS encoding CBS domain-containing protein, with the protein MHGTPHVVGDVMTRTVVTVGRGTVFKEIVRLMRDRRISAVPVVEAGGRVVGVVSEADLLPKEEFRDSDPDRYTQLRRLADLAKAGAVTAEELMTSPALTVGSGETLAQAARTMARARVKRLPVVDAGGVLEGVVSRADLLKVFLRTDEEIAEEVRREVVAYLFPSPDSAVRVDVRDGVVRLGGRVRDTSLVPVAARLVRAVEGVVSVDFDLTPPGTSAQSQEAASPR; encoded by the coding sequence ATGCACGGCACACCGCACGTCGTCGGCGACGTCATGACCCGGACGGTCGTGACAGTCGGTCGTGGGACGGTCTTCAAGGAGATCGTCCGGCTGATGCGGGACAGGCGGATCAGTGCCGTGCCCGTGGTCGAGGCAGGGGGCCGGGTGGTCGGTGTCGTCTCCGAGGCGGACCTGCTGCCCAAAGAGGAGTTCCGCGACAGCGACCCCGACCGGTACACCCAGCTGCGACGCCTGGCGGATCTCGCGAAGGCCGGTGCGGTGACCGCCGAGGAGCTGATGACCTCCCCCGCCCTCACGGTCGGGTCGGGGGAGACGCTCGCCCAGGCGGCCCGCACGATGGCCCGGGCCAGGGTCAAGCGGCTTCCGGTGGTCGACGCGGGCGGAGTGCTGGAGGGCGTCGTCAGCCGCGCGGATCTGCTGAAGGTGTTCCTCCGCACCGACGAGGAGATCGCCGAGGAGGTACGACGTGAGGTCGTCGCCTACCTCTTCCCCTCCCCGGACTCCGCGGTCCGGGTGGACGTGCGGGACGGTGTCGTACGACTGGGCGGCCGGGTCCGGGACACCTCGTTGGTCCCGGTGGCGGCCCGGCTGGTCCGTGCCGTGGAGGGTGTGGTGTCCGTCGATTTCGACCTGACGCCTCCCGGAACGTCGGCGCAGTCGCAGGAGGCGGCCTCGCCCCGATGA
- the pflB gene encoding formate C-acetyltransferase, whose translation MTATTTVGSRTSDAWRDFAGTHWREQVDVRDFIQANYTPYEGDAGFLSGPTDRTRAVWEKIVALFPEERSRGVLDIDTATPSTITSHAPGYIDRDRELIVGLQTDAPLKRAIMPNGGLRMVENGLRAYGYEPDPFVTRVFGTYRKTRNDGVFDAYTPEMRAARRAGIITGLPDSYGRGRIIGDYRRVALYGTDRLTEAKKAERALLDARPSTADVIRDREELAEQIRALGALTRMAAGYGCDVSRPAATAHEAVQWLYLGYLAAVKEQNGAAMSLGRTSTFLDVYLQRDLTDGVLDETRAQELIDDFVIKLRIVRFLRTPEYDALFSGDPTWVTESIGGIGADGRPLVTRTSFRFLQTLYNLGPAPEPNLTVLWSPRLPEGFKRFCAQVSIDTSAVQYESDELTRPRTGDDTAIACCVSAMTVGRQMQFFGARVNLAKALLYAVNGGRDEMTGEQVAPAAPPLTGEYLDHEELSAAYDRVLDWLAATYVDALNVIHYMHDRYAYESIEMALHDHPVHRFMACGIAGLSVAVDSLSAVKYARVKVFRDATGLAVDFRTEGDFPTFGNNDDLADDLAVHLVESFMAKVRAHPTYRDAEHTQSVLTITSNVVYGKHTGNTPDGRRVGQPFAPGANPMNGRDRHGVAASALSVAKLPYEQARDGISLTTTVTPEGLGHRPEERAGHLVGILDAYMAAGGFHMNVNVLDRATLQDAMEHPEKYPDLTVRVSGYAVNFVRLTREQQLDVISRTFHGSM comes from the coding sequence ATGACCGCGACCACGACCGTGGGCAGCCGAACGAGCGACGCCTGGCGGGACTTCGCCGGGACACACTGGCGCGAACAGGTCGACGTACGTGACTTCATCCAGGCCAACTACACGCCGTACGAGGGCGACGCCGGCTTCCTGAGCGGCCCGACGGACCGTACCCGCGCCGTCTGGGAGAAGATCGTCGCGCTCTTCCCCGAGGAGCGGAGCCGGGGCGTCCTCGACATCGACACCGCGACCCCTTCGACGATCACCTCGCACGCGCCCGGGTACATCGACCGTGACCGCGAACTGATCGTCGGCCTGCAGACGGACGCGCCGCTCAAGCGCGCGATCATGCCGAACGGCGGGCTGCGGATGGTGGAGAACGGCCTGCGGGCCTACGGCTACGAGCCGGACCCGTTCGTCACCCGGGTCTTCGGCACCTACCGCAAGACCCGCAACGACGGCGTCTTCGACGCCTACACCCCCGAGATGCGCGCCGCCCGCAGGGCGGGCATCATCACCGGGCTCCCGGACTCCTACGGACGGGGCCGGATCATCGGCGACTACCGTCGCGTGGCGCTGTACGGCACGGACCGGCTGACCGAGGCCAAGAAGGCCGAGCGGGCCCTGCTGGACGCCCGGCCCTCCACCGCCGACGTCATCCGGGACCGGGAGGAACTCGCCGAGCAGATCCGGGCGTTGGGCGCGCTGACCCGTATGGCCGCCGGCTACGGCTGCGACGTCTCCCGCCCCGCCGCCACCGCCCACGAGGCCGTGCAGTGGCTCTACCTCGGCTACCTGGCCGCCGTGAAGGAACAGAACGGCGCCGCGATGTCGCTGGGCCGCACCTCGACCTTCCTCGACGTCTACCTCCAGCGGGACCTGACGGACGGAGTGCTCGACGAGACTCGCGCACAGGAGCTGATCGACGACTTCGTCATCAAGCTGCGGATCGTACGGTTCCTGCGCACCCCCGAGTACGACGCCCTCTTCTCCGGCGACCCCACCTGGGTGACGGAGTCCATCGGCGGCATCGGCGCCGACGGACGCCCGCTGGTCACCCGCACTTCTTTCCGCTTCCTGCAGACGCTGTACAACCTGGGCCCCGCCCCCGAGCCGAACCTCACCGTCCTGTGGTCTCCGCGGCTGCCCGAGGGCTTCAAGCGGTTCTGCGCCCAGGTCTCCATCGACACCAGCGCCGTCCAGTACGAGTCCGACGAGCTGACGCGCCCGCGCACCGGTGACGACACGGCGATCGCCTGCTGTGTGTCCGCCATGACCGTGGGCCGGCAGATGCAGTTCTTCGGCGCCCGGGTCAACCTCGCCAAGGCACTGCTGTACGCGGTCAACGGCGGCCGGGACGAGATGACCGGCGAGCAGGTCGCCCCTGCCGCGCCCCCGCTCACCGGGGAGTACCTGGACCACGAGGAGCTCTCCGCGGCGTACGACCGCGTCCTGGACTGGCTGGCCGCGACGTACGTCGACGCGCTCAACGTCATCCACTACATGCACGACAGGTACGCCTACGAAAGCATCGAGATGGCGCTGCACGACCACCCGGTGCACCGCTTCATGGCCTGCGGCATCGCCGGGCTGTCGGTCGCCGTGGACAGCCTGTCGGCCGTCAAGTACGCACGGGTGAAGGTGTTCCGGGACGCCACCGGCCTCGCCGTCGACTTCCGCACCGAGGGGGACTTCCCGACCTTCGGCAACAACGACGACCTCGCCGACGACCTCGCCGTTCACCTGGTCGAGTCGTTCATGGCGAAGGTGCGCGCGCACCCCACCTACCGGGACGCCGAACACACCCAGTCGGTCCTCACCATCACCTCCAACGTGGTCTACGGCAAGCACACCGGCAACACTCCCGACGGCCGCCGCGTCGGACAGCCCTTCGCGCCCGGCGCCAACCCCATGAACGGCCGCGACCGGCACGGGGTCGCCGCCTCGGCCCTGTCGGTGGCCAAACTGCCGTACGAGCAGGCCCGCGACGGCATCTCGCTGACGACGACCGTCACCCCGGAGGGACTCGGCCACCGTCCCGAGGAACGCGCGGGCCATCTCGTCGGCATCCTCGACGCCTACATGGCCGCGGGCGGCTTCCACATGAACGTCAACGTCCTGGACCGCGCCACGCTCCAGGACGCGATGGAGCACCCGGAGAAGTACCCCGACCTGACGGTCCGCGTCTCCGGATACGCCGTCAACTTCGTGCGGCTCACCCGCGAGCAGCAGCTCGACGTGATCAGCCGCACCTTCCACGGGTCGATGTGA
- a CDS encoding cyclic nucleotide-binding domain-containing protein, with amino-acid sequence MITTPTPSMLRALPAEHRQRLMRVAREVAFPQGTRLFEEGSRADRFWILRTGSVELDMRVPGRRPAVIESLRHNELVGWSWLFPPHVWHLGAEATTPVRAYEFDATAVRLMCQEDPAMGRAVGLWVGEVLAHRLQAARTRLLDLYAPYGAGNVG; translated from the coding sequence ATGATCACCACACCCACGCCCAGCATGCTGCGGGCGCTGCCCGCCGAGCACCGGCAGCGGCTGATGCGCGTCGCCCGAGAGGTGGCGTTCCCGCAGGGGACACGGCTGTTCGAGGAAGGGAGCCGTGCCGACCGGTTCTGGATCCTCCGCACGGGCAGCGTCGAACTCGACATGCGGGTGCCGGGCCGCCGGCCGGCCGTCATCGAGTCGCTCCGGCACAACGAACTCGTCGGCTGGTCCTGGCTGTTCCCCCCGCACGTCTGGCACCTGGGCGCCGAGGCGACGACACCCGTGCGGGCCTACGAGTTCGACGCCACGGCCGTGCGCCTCATGTGCCAGGAGGACCCGGCCATGGGCCGGGCCGTCGGCCTGTGGGTCGGAGAGGTGCTCGCCCACCGTCTGCAGGCGGCACGGACCCGGTTGCTGGACCTGTACGCCCCCTACGGCGCCGGCAACGTCGGCTGA
- a CDS encoding pyridoxal-dependent decarboxylase translates to MRTGEVGTVVLTAGTTGPGAVDPVHLALPIAERHGVRVHVEAAYGGFFTLLAGADGPEGLPTSPGGASPGPTRSSSTAQARTPALRLRRRPLPRPRGRPLPPPRLAVHLLHLRLHLGEISPECSRLRLRRPVAHRPTAPAH, encoded by the coding sequence CTGCGCACCGGGGAGGTCGGCACGGTCGTCCTCACCGCCGGCACCACCGGACCGGGTGCCGTCGACCCCGTCCACCTGGCCCTGCCCATCGCCGAACGCCATGGCGTCCGCGTCCACGTCGAGGCCGCGTACGGCGGGTTCTTCACCCTCCTCGCTGGCGCAGACGGCCCCGAGGGGCTTCCGACGAGCCCTGGCGGGGCATCGCCCGGGCCGACTCGCTCGTCGTCGACCGCACAAGCACGGACTCCAGCCCTACGGCTGCGGCGCCGCCCTCTTCCGCGACCCCGAGGTCGGCCGCTTCCACCTCCACGACTCGCCGTACACCTGCTTCACCTCCGCCTCCACCTCGGCGAGATCAGCCCGGAATGCTCACGCCTGCGCCTCCGCCGCCCTGTGGCTCACCGTCCAACTGCTCCCGCCCACTGA
- a CDS encoding trypsin-like peptidase domain-containing protein, with protein sequence MRSLRHAILPLAAATVLALIGTATTAEAAPAPAQTSTQTERAAGDPTTAGSGATSAGRIARLSSGDPVDSAQDIAALEHYWTPERMAKAVSLDRTPAPSGAATTKAGPTGKPGMIPSAPARTDQAAPRINESAAVGKVFFTNPSNGGTYACSASALNSGSKQMVVTAGHCVHGGSGGTWMTNWVYVPRYRSGARPFGTFAAKQMRTFNAWINSSDLRRDVAMVTTWPLNGNKIVNVTGGHGMSWNFSRTQPVTILGYPGNFDSGEIQWACTGTTRAASDNGIELQCNFGGGSSGGPWLREFNDSNGLGSVNGVMSTVTSTGWNEAAYFDDAVKAMYDAQGNVT encoded by the coding sequence GTGCGCAGTCTCAGACACGCGATACTTCCGCTGGCCGCGGCCACCGTGCTCGCGCTGATAGGTACGGCAACGACAGCCGAGGCGGCCCCCGCCCCGGCGCAGACCAGCACCCAGACCGAGCGCGCCGCCGGTGATCCCACCACCGCCGGGAGCGGTGCGACCAGTGCCGGGCGGATCGCGCGCCTGTCGAGCGGGGACCCGGTCGACTCGGCCCAGGACATCGCCGCGCTGGAGCACTACTGGACACCGGAACGGATGGCGAAGGCCGTCTCGCTCGACAGAACGCCCGCGCCCTCCGGCGCCGCCACCACGAAGGCCGGCCCCACCGGGAAACCGGGCATGATCCCGTCCGCCCCCGCTCGTACCGATCAGGCGGCCCCGCGCATCAACGAATCCGCCGCGGTGGGCAAGGTGTTCTTCACCAACCCCAGCAACGGTGGCACGTACGCGTGTTCTGCGAGCGCCCTCAACAGCGGTTCGAAACAGATGGTGGTCACGGCCGGGCACTGCGTCCACGGCGGCAGCGGCGGCACCTGGATGACGAACTGGGTCTACGTGCCGCGCTACCGCTCCGGCGCCCGTCCGTTCGGCACCTTCGCCGCCAAGCAGATGCGCACGTTCAACGCCTGGATCAACAGCAGCGACCTCAGGCGGGACGTGGCCATGGTGACCACGTGGCCCCTCAACGGCAACAAGATCGTCAATGTCACCGGCGGCCACGGGATGAGCTGGAACTTCTCGCGCACGCAGCCCGTCACCATCCTCGGCTACCCGGGGAACTTCGACAGCGGTGAGATCCAGTGGGCCTGCACGGGCACGACACGGGCGGCCAGTGACAACGGCATCGAGCTCCAGTGCAACTTCGGCGGCGGCTCCAGCGGAGGACCATGGCTGCGTGAGTTCAACGACTCCAACGGCCTCGGATCGGTCAACGGCGTGATGAGCACCGTCACCTCGACCGGCTGGAACGAGGCCGCCTACTTCGACGACGCGGTCAAGGCGATGTACGACGCCCAGGGCAACGTCACCTGA
- a CDS encoding protein kinase domain-containing protein: MNEDDRGPVRRVVDGRFELETRLGGGGMGTVWRARDLVLHRLVAVKEVRPPDRDLAEYDPDGARTLRERVLREARALARIDHPNVVTIHHIVDGGDGTYPWIVMELVSGGSLADRLAQGPMPPAEAARIGRQVLGALTAAHDAGIQHRDVKPANVLLRPDGRPVLTDFGIAAIRETSGLTATGSVIGTPDFMAPERISGHEGGAASDLWSLAMMLYAAVEGHHPLRRGSTLATLAAVLNDDVAPPVRAGALGDVLMSVLVRDPAARPSAAVLDTRLAEVESGTATTPAIPPVWDEPTSYPLNPPTPGTGVGQGASGTTRVTSAGFGPPPVQSPPIQSPPVHTPPVQSPPHHSPPVQPPLGHAPLVQSLPGAGPYQSTTTPVKEVRRQGPRLAVLLSLSGVSLAGVLVLLWWLLPLDDARDTNANAGPTTSTSDSKSKSSASPSDDASPTDDDQDTQQSGDVAAGGMLTPDGIRTAIKAFEKETGRDRYGDFSVYPDYVSAQLMVEGSDTKYDSYTYRPGRGVEKGIIKGTLAGGEQPVDLDDFNWDKVPALLKEAEKKLNVPEPENRYLLVRQPNDIFGTPARMAVYLSDEYNQSGYLEADTDGKVTRVYPAAD, from the coding sequence ATGAACGAGGACGACAGAGGCCCCGTCAGACGAGTCGTCGACGGGCGCTTCGAGTTGGAGACCCGCCTCGGCGGGGGCGGGATGGGGACGGTCTGGCGGGCCCGGGACCTGGTGCTGCACCGGCTCGTGGCGGTCAAGGAGGTCCGCCCGCCCGACCGGGACCTCGCCGAGTACGACCCGGACGGCGCACGGACACTACGGGAACGGGTGCTGCGCGAGGCCAGGGCGCTGGCCCGCATCGACCATCCGAACGTCGTCACCATCCACCACATCGTCGACGGCGGCGACGGCACCTACCCGTGGATCGTGATGGAACTGGTCAGCGGCGGCTCGCTGGCCGACCGGCTGGCCCAGGGCCCGATGCCGCCGGCCGAGGCCGCGCGGATCGGCCGTCAGGTGCTGGGCGCGCTGACCGCCGCGCACGACGCCGGGATCCAGCACCGTGACGTCAAGCCGGCCAACGTCCTGCTGCGCCCCGACGGGCGCCCCGTCCTGACCGACTTCGGTATCGCCGCGATCCGCGAGACGAGCGGCCTCACCGCCACCGGCTCCGTCATCGGCACGCCCGACTTCATGGCACCGGAACGCATATCGGGGCACGAGGGCGGGGCCGCCTCCGACCTGTGGTCACTGGCGATGATGCTGTACGCCGCCGTGGAGGGACACCACCCGCTGCGCCGGGGCTCCACCCTGGCGACGCTCGCGGCGGTCCTCAACGACGACGTGGCGCCCCCGGTGCGCGCCGGCGCGCTGGGCGACGTCCTGATGAGCGTGCTCGTGCGCGATCCGGCGGCGCGGCCGTCCGCAGCCGTGCTGGACACGCGGCTCGCCGAGGTCGAGTCGGGGACGGCCACCACGCCCGCGATCCCGCCCGTGTGGGACGAACCCACGTCGTATCCGCTGAATCCGCCGACTCCCGGCACCGGGGTCGGGCAGGGCGCTTCCGGCACTACACGCGTCACCTCCGCGGGCTTCGGTCCGCCGCCCGTCCAGTCACCACCAATCCAGTCACCACCCGTCCACACACCACCCGTCCAGTCACCGCCACACCACTCGCCGCCCGTTCAGCCACCGCTGGGCCACGCGCCGCTGGTCCAGTCGCTGCCGGGCGCGGGGCCGTACCAGTCGACGACCACGCCCGTGAAGGAGGTACGGCGACAGGGGCCCCGTCTCGCGGTCCTGCTGAGCCTGTCGGGAGTGTCGCTCGCCGGTGTCCTGGTCCTGCTGTGGTGGCTGCTGCCCCTGGACGACGCCCGCGACACGAACGCGAATGCCGGGCCGACCACCTCCACCTCGGACTCGAAGTCGAAGTCGTCCGCCTCACCGTCCGACGACGCGTCACCGACCGACGACGACCAGGACACCCAGCAGTCGGGCGACGTGGCAGCCGGCGGCATGCTGACCCCGGACGGCATCCGCACGGCGATCAAGGCGTTCGAGAAGGAGACCGGCCGCGACAGGTACGGGGACTTCTCGGTCTACCCGGACTACGTGTCGGCCCAGCTCATGGTCGAGGGCAGTGACACGAAGTACGACTCCTACACCTACCGCCCGGGGCGGGGCGTGGAGAAGGGCATCATCAAAGGCACGCTCGCCGGTGGCGAACAGCCCGTCGACCTCGACGACTTCAACTGGGACAAGGTTCCCGCCCTGCTGAAGGAGGCGGAGAAGAAGCTCAACGTACCCGAGCCGGAGAATCGTTATCTGCTGGTCAGGCAACCCAACGACATCTTCGGCACCCCGGCCAGAATGGCCGTGTACCTGAGCGACGAGTACAACCAGTCCGGCTACCTGGAGGCCGACACCGACGGCAAGGTGACCCGGGTGTACCCCGCGGCGGACTGA
- a CDS encoding carbamate kinase, giving the protein MRMVVALGGNALLHRGDRPDAAVQQANVDRVATALAALAREHELVVTHGNGPQIGLLARESESDAALSAPYPMHLLGAQTQGMIGSLLARALHNAMPRRRIATLVTHTLVRRDDPAFDRPAKSVGQVYPRDVARRLAREHGWHMTPAGDGRRRVVPSPSPERVLETDTVRELLATGTLVICGGGGGVPVTADRVTGALSGVEAVVDKDLTAALLAEELKADFLLILTDVPYVYDGYGTPEQRPLLDATPDQLRGRRFPDGSMGPKAEAAARFVSRTGGLAAIGALDAAYQIVHGLSGTLIRPGLPTE; this is encoded by the coding sequence ATGCGTATGGTCGTCGCCCTCGGCGGCAACGCCCTGCTGCACCGGGGCGATCGCCCCGACGCGGCCGTCCAGCAGGCGAACGTGGACCGGGTCGCCACCGCCCTCGCGGCTCTGGCCCGCGAACACGAACTCGTGGTCACCCACGGCAACGGCCCCCAGATCGGGCTGCTCGCGAGGGAGAGCGAGTCCGATGCTGCGCTGAGCGCGCCCTACCCGATGCACCTCCTCGGGGCCCAGACCCAGGGCATGATCGGCTCCCTGCTGGCCCGCGCCCTGCACAACGCCATGCCGCGCCGCCGGATCGCCACCCTGGTGACCCACACCCTCGTCCGGCGTGACGACCCGGCCTTCGACCGGCCCGCCAAGTCGGTGGGCCAGGTGTATCCGCGGGACGTCGCCCGCCGCCTCGCCCGCGAGCACGGCTGGCACATGACGCCGGCCGGCGACGGCCGACGGCGCGTCGTCCCCTCCCCGAGCCCCGAACGCGTCCTGGAGACCGACACGGTGCGTGAACTCCTCGCCACCGGCACGCTGGTGATCTGCGGAGGCGGCGGTGGCGTACCGGTCACCGCCGACCGTGTCACCGGTGCGCTCAGCGGCGTCGAGGCGGTGGTGGACAAGGACCTCACCGCCGCCCTGCTCGCCGAGGAACTGAAGGCGGACTTCCTGCTGATCCTCACGGACGTGCCCTACGTCTACGACGGCTACGGCACACCGGAGCAGCGTCCCCTCCTCGACGCCACCCCCGACCAACTGCGCGGGCGCCGCTTCCCCGACGGTTCCATGGGCCCGAAGGCCGAGGCCGCGGCCCGGTTCGTCAGCCGCACCGGAGGGCTGGCCGCCATCGGCGCCCTGGACGCGGCCTACCAGATCGTCCACGGCCTCTCGGGCACGCTGATCCGCCCCGGGCTGCCCACGGAGTGA